The proteins below come from a single Oxyura jamaicensis isolate SHBP4307 breed ruddy duck chromosome 1, BPBGC_Ojam_1.0, whole genome shotgun sequence genomic window:
- the LOC118160347 gene encoding cell cycle control protein 50C-like — translation MKNKKSFAPQEAEAHPSRCPDNSAFKQQRLPAWKPQLTIATVLSTFFLTGAFCLSVGVCLILSANSVREIQINYSDKCSDCSKLRENSFNWNIECLCSIDFTLKEDMLGDVFMYYGLQNFYQNHRRYVISRSDAQLLGRDVNVQKSYCAPFTTYKNGTPMAPCGAIANSMFNDTIDLFYNFNSSVIQVPLLKTGNSWWTDKNVKFRNPKSHNLSSAFAGTARPPYWQKPVYLLDEEDERNNGYINDDFIIWMRVSAFATFRNLYRRISRKRHFADGLPAGNYTFHISYNFPVTKFKGKKYVILSTMVWSGGSNPFLGIAYVVCGTAATLTGFIITAIHLKLRKKKTYFQK, via the exons atgaaaaacaagaagagtTTTGCTCCACAAGAAGCAGAAGCACATCCTTCCAGATGTCCGGATAACAGTGCATTCAAACAACAGAGGCTACCAGCATGGAAGCCCCAGCTTACCATTGCGACTGTGCTCTCCACCTTCTTTCTCACAGGAGCATTTTGCCTTTCTGTGGGAGTCTGCCTCATACTGTCTGCAAACAGCGTCAGAGAAATCCAG ATTAATTATTCAGACAAATGCTCGGATTGTTCAAAACTTCGCGAAAATTCCTTTAATTGGAATATTGAATGCCTCTGTTCTATTGATTTCACGCTGAAGGAAGATATGTTG GGTGATGTTTTTATGTACTATGGCCTGCAAAACTTCTATCAAAACCACCGTCGATACGTGATATCAAGAAGTGATGCACAGTTGTTGGGTCGAGATGTAAAT GTTCAGAAGAGCTACTGTGCACCCTTCACTACATACAAAAATGGAACACCAATGGCTCCATGCGGTGCTATTGCCAACAGCATGTTCAATG ATACTATTGATCTTTTTTACAATTTTAACTCATCTGTTATTCAAGTACCACTGCTGAAGACTGGAAACAGTTGGTGGAcagataaaaatgtgaaatttcgCAATCCAAAATCACACAACCtctcttctgcatttgcag gGACAGCAAGACCTCCTTACTGGCAGAAACCAGTATATTTGTTAGATGAGGAAGATGAGAGGAACAATGGTTATATAAATGATGACTTCATTATCTGGATGCGAGTGTCAGCTTTTGCTACATTCAGAAATCTTTACCGTCGTATCAGCCGGAAAAGACATTTTGCTGATGGCCTCCCAGCAGGGAATTACACTTTCCATATTTCCTATA ATTTCCCTGTAACCAAATTCAAGGGGAAGAAGTATGTGATTCTTTCAACCATGGTATGGAGCGGAGGAAGTAACCCATTCCTGGGAATTGCCTATGTGGTTTGTGGCACAGCAGCAACCCTGACAGGTTTTATCATAACTGCCATCCACTTAAAgctcagaaaaaagaaaacatactttcAGAAGTAA